In Flavobacterium sp. GSB-24, the genomic window CATTGCTATAATTAGTTTGAAATAATATCCAACACTTATAATAGAATTGATTACAGCAACAATTACTAAACCAATATATCCTGCTTGGATAGTTTGATTGAATAAGAACAACTTCGCAAAGAATCCTGAGAAAATCGGGATTCCAGCCATTGATAATAATGAAGCTGTAAGAATAGCAGCCAATAACGGATTTGTTTTTCCTAAACCATGAAAGTTTGTAATGTCTTCATTGTCATGATCTCTGCATACATATAAGATAACACTGAAAGCAGCGATCCCGGCCAAAGCATAAGCTGCAGTGTAATATAATAAAACACCAGCAGAAGCAGAAACAGTTAATAATGTCATTAACATGAAACCAGCATGAGAAATTCCAGAAAAAGCAAGCATACGTTTAACGTTCACTTGTCTCAGTGCCATAATGTTACCAACAGACATTGAAGCGATTGAAATGATAACCACTATAACTTCAAACGTATGTAAAAGATCTTGGTTTTCTAATGAAGAAATGAAATTCATACCAGCAATTAATTTGAATAAGGTTGCAATTGCGACCACTTTTGCCAATGTACTCATCAAAGCTGTTGTTAAAGCTGGAGAACCTTCGTAAACATCTGGAGCCCAGAAATGGAAAGGAACTGCAGCAACCTTAAACAACATTCCAACTACCATTAAAATCATTCCGATAGGAAACCAGATTGGTAATTCTGCAGACAATGCACTTTCGTGTATTTCACTGATGTCAAAACTTCCCATTGCTCCATAAATCAAACAAATTCCAAATAAAATAATACCTGAAGCAAATGATCCCATTAAGAAATATTTCATTCCCGCTTCGTTACTTTTTAAATTTAAACGTTCGCTGGCCGCTAAAACATATAAAGCGATTGATAAGATTTCAATACCTAGAAAGAACATTGCTAAGTTTCCAAAAGAAACCATTGCAACAGCTCCGGCAAGTAAGAATACTTTAATTGCCACGAAATCTGAAATTTTTGATGGATGTTTGTGATAAAAATTATGGCTTAATGCTACAAGGAAAATCGTCAAAACGATGAATAACGATGAAAAAGCTGTAGAGAACTTTGACACTGCTATCATATTGTTGTAATAACTTTGTTCAGTTCCAAATTCGTAGAAATTAAGAGCCAAGACACCTAATAAACCAACAATGGTAATAGGAACGATGGCTTTTCTTAAATTAAGAATTTCAAACAATAGGCAGAAAATACCCAATCCTGTTATAGCTATTAATGTATTCATTTTTGTCTTTTTGAGTTAGGATTTCAAATTATGATTGTAATCCTAATTTATTTTTTGTTTAAAATATTAGTTCTTATTGATAACTTGTAAAATCGTTTCCAAGCTTGGTGTAATCAAATCTGTAATTGGTTTTGGATAAAATCCGAAGAACAATAAAACAGCAATTATTACTGCAAATGAAATTCCTTCGTTCAAAGAAACATCTGCAAAAGTTTTAGAATTGGTTTCGCCTAACATTACATGCTGGAACATTCTCAACATATAATAAGCTCCCAAAATAATTGTAGTTCCTCCCAAAATTGCAAACCAAATATTGATTTGAGATAAACTGTATAAAACTGTAAATTCTCCAACAAAGTTAAAAGTACTCGGCAATGCAACAGAAGCTAATACTAAGATTAAAAACATTGAAGTAAATTTTGGAGACTGCGTACGGATACCGCCCATTTCTCCAATTTCTCTAGTTTCAAATCTTCTGTAGATTACTTCAGCAGCAAAGAATAATCCAACTACCACAAAACCGTGAGCGATCATTTGCAAAACAGCACCTCTTAAACCATCAAGAGTTAAAGTATAAGATCCTGCAGCAATTAGTCCAACGTGAGCAAGAGAAGAATAAGCTAATAATTTCTTCAAATCTTTTTGTCTCAATGCAACGATCGAACCGTAGATTACACCTGCAATTCCTAAACCAATAAAGATATACATGTATTCTTTAGCAGCAATCGGCGTAAGAGGCAATTGCCAGCGAATTACACTGTACAATCCCATTTTTAGCATGATACCAGATAAAAGCATTGTTCCAACAGTTGGTGCTTTTTGGTAAACATTTGCCTGCCAAGTGTGAAACGGAATAATTGGAATTTTGATAGCATAAGCTAAGAAGAAAGCCAAGAAAATCCAGAACTGTTCGCAAGCAGATAACTCTACTTTATATAAATCTTCAATTAAGAAAGAACCAGCTTTTTGATATAAATAAATGAAGGCAGTTAACATGAATAATGAACCAGCAAGGGTGTAAATAAAGAATTTAACCACAGCTTTTCTGCGTTCTTCAGCATCCCCATTACCCCAAATTAAAGCAATAAAGTAGATTGGAATAAGAGCTAACTCCCAGAAAATATAATATAAAAGACCATCAGCAGCTAAGAAAGTTCCAGTCATTGCAAAAGCCATAAATAAGATCAATGCATAAAAACCTTTAGCATTTTTATATTCATTTCCGAAAGAAGAAAATATGATAATCGGAGTTAAAGCGGCAGTTAGTAAAACCATTGCAAGTCCAAGTCCGTCAGCATTTAAAGCAAATGAAATTTTTGGCTGTGTAATCCAGCTGTTGATTACGCTGATATTTTCACCAGCAGAAAAATTATTCAATAATACAATTGAACATCCTAAAGCGGCTAAACTAAAAAGTAAAGCAACTTTCGAAGCTAGTTTGTCACCAGAAAAATAAGTGGCAAATGCACCAATTAAAAGTATAATTAATATAGTAGAAACGTTCATAGTAATAATATTATTGAGCTAAAAATATATAGGAAACAATTGCACAAAGTCCTAAAACAAAAACAAATAGATATAATCCTATACTTCCGGTTTGTAATTTTTTTCCTTGAAAAGCAATTTCGTTTGCTATTTTACCTAATCCAAAAACAAGAGCAGATAATCCGGTTTCGATGTAATCTCTAAAGAATTTAGATAAACTATTAACAGGTGCTACAAATACAGCATCGTAAATTTCGTCTACATAATATTTGTTGTATAACACTTTGCTTAAACCAGTAATATTTTCATCAGATTCTGGAACATTATCTTGTTTAAAGTATTTTACGTAAGCAATTAAAATTCCAAGTAATCCTCCTAAAACAGCGACACCCATTAGAGTATATTCTGTTGTGCCTAAATGATGTTGTTCACCAGCCACTTTTGTGAAAAGAGGAGCAAGATATTCATTCAACCAGCTGTTTCCAGGTAAACTGATTAATCCGCCAAAAGTTGCTAGAATAGCTAAGATGATAAGTGGAATTGTAATTAATGAACCACTTTCGTGTAAATGATGTTTTTGCTCTTCAGTTCCTCTAAATTCTTTAAAGAAAGTCAAGAATATTAATCTAAACATATAGAAAGCTGTCATAATTGAAGCAATAGAGCCAACAACGTATAATGGAATACTGTGGTGGAAAGCAGTCAATAAGATTTCATCTTTAGAAAAGAATCCAGAAAAGAATGGAACTCCTGAAATTGCCAATGAAGAAACTAACATAGTCCAGAAAGTAATTGGCATTGCTTTACGCAGTCCACCCATCTTACGCATATCTTGCTCTCCGTGTAATCCGTGAATTACAGATCCAGAACCTAAGAATAAACAAGCTTTAAAGAAAGCGTGCGTGATTACGTGAAATACTGCTATTTCGTAAGCTCCAAATCCTAATGCTAAAAACATTAATCCTAATTGTGAAACTGTAGAGTAAGCGAGTACTTTTTTAATATCAGTTTGAACCAATCCAATTGTAGCCGCAACTAATGAAGTGATCGCTCCAATAATTGCAATTACGTTTTGAACATCGTGAGCTAAATCAAAAACAAAGTTTAATCTCGTTACCATAAAGATACCCGCAGTAACCATTGTAGCAGCGTGGATTAATGCAGAAACTGGAGTTGGTCCAGCCATCGCATCAGGTAACCAAGTGTATAACGGAATTTGAGCAGATTTACCACAAGCTCCAATAAACAAGCATAAAGCTGCTAGAGAAAGTAATGGTAAATTTAAATTAGAAGCTCCAGCAATTGCCGTTTTTAAAGTTGCATAATCTAATGTAGAGAACATCGAACCAATGATGAACATAC contains:
- a CDS encoding NADH-quinone oxidoreductase subunit N, with protein sequence MNTLIAITGLGIFCLLFEILNLRKAIVPITIVGLLGVLALNFYEFGTEQSYYNNMIAVSKFSTAFSSLFIVLTIFLVALSHNFYHKHPSKISDFVAIKVFLLAGAVAMVSFGNLAMFFLGIEILSIALYVLAASERLNLKSNEAGMKYFLMGSFASGIILFGICLIYGAMGSFDISEIHESALSAELPIWFPIGMILMVVGMLFKVAAVPFHFWAPDVYEGSPALTTALMSTLAKVVAIATLFKLIAGMNFISSLENQDLLHTFEVIVVIISIASMSVGNIMALRQVNVKRMLAFSGISHAGFMLMTLLTVSASAGVLLYYTAAYALAGIAAFSVILYVCRDHDNEDITNFHGLGKTNPLLAAILTASLLSMAGIPIFSGFFAKLFLFNQTIQAGYIGLVIVAVINSIISVGYYFKLIIAMYSKEPNQERTGKPFLIYAVAVVSIVLNIALGLFPSLVLDLLN
- a CDS encoding NADH-quinone oxidoreductase subunit M; translated protein: MNVSTILIILLIGAFATYFSGDKLASKVALLFSLAALGCSIVLLNNFSAGENISVINSWITQPKISFALNADGLGLAMVLLTAALTPIIIFSSFGNEYKNAKGFYALILFMAFAMTGTFLAADGLLYYIFWELALIPIYFIALIWGNGDAEERRKAVVKFFIYTLAGSLFMLTAFIYLYQKAGSFLIEDLYKVELSACEQFWIFLAFFLAYAIKIPIIPFHTWQANVYQKAPTVGTMLLSGIMLKMGLYSVIRWQLPLTPIAAKEYMYIFIGLGIAGVIYGSIVALRQKDLKKLLAYSSLAHVGLIAAGSYTLTLDGLRGAVLQMIAHGFVVVGLFFAAEVIYRRFETREIGEMGGIRTQSPKFTSMFLILVLASVALPSTFNFVGEFTVLYSLSQINIWFAILGGTTIILGAYYMLRMFQHVMLGETNSKTFADVSLNEGISFAVIIAVLLFFGFYPKPITDLITPSLETILQVINKN
- the nuoL gene encoding NADH-quinone oxidoreductase subunit L, producing the protein MDTNLALILVLTPLLGFLVNVFFGKSLGKTVSGAIGTIAVAISFVVSLLLFNQITATGKGIQVTLFDWIQISNLKINLGFLLDQLSVLWLLFVTGIGSLIHLYSISYMHDDENMHKFFAYLNLFVFFMITLVIGSNLLVLFIGWEGVGLCSYLLIGFWHKNQDYNDAAKKAFIMNRIGDLGLLIGMFIIGSMFSTLDYATLKTAIAGASNLNLPLLSLAALCLFIGACGKSAQIPLYTWLPDAMAGPTPVSALIHAATMVTAGIFMVTRLNFVFDLAHDVQNVIAIIGAITSLVAATIGLVQTDIKKVLAYSTVSQLGLMFLALGFGAYEIAVFHVITHAFFKACLFLGSGSVIHGLHGEQDMRKMGGLRKAMPITFWTMLVSSLAISGVPFFSGFFSKDEILLTAFHHSIPLYVVGSIASIMTAFYMFRLIFLTFFKEFRGTEEQKHHLHESGSLITIPLIILAILATFGGLISLPGNSWLNEYLAPLFTKVAGEQHHLGTTEYTLMGVAVLGGLLGILIAYVKYFKQDNVPESDENITGLSKVLYNKYYVDEIYDAVFVAPVNSLSKFFRDYIETGLSALVFGLGKIANEIAFQGKKLQTGSIGLYLFVFVLGLCAIVSYIFLAQ